The genomic region TCTAAATCCAAGGACGGAAATAATACAAGGCAGGCAACAACAGATTGTAGCACATAGAATGAAGGGCATAGCATACCCAATACAGCTAAATGTAAGAAAAACTATACATAGCCTGCAaagaaagaagataaaaaagagGATGAACTCTTAGAAAAGGTGTAAACTAAAAGCAGTAAATGCAGCCCATGCCACTAGGCAGTGGCCAGTACCTGTACATGTTAGGAGCCTCACTGGCAGATGAATGCCCACCAAATATCCAAACATTGCCAACCACAAACCAAACAGCAAAGAAGCAATCTAAAGCCATTTTGAAGtattccactagtgctttaaTTCTGCAAGATAAAAATCAGCTGATTGTCAACTAAAGGCTACAGGCCATTATAACCATCAACTAAGTATGACTCTTTGTCAAATTTCAGCAGCATttgacccaaaaaaaaaacgtaaaaacaactttaacACAATGGGAGGTCAAATGGTCAAATATACCATATCTGCATAGCAACTCTTGGAAGCAATCAGTGCACCAGAAACACAGAACTTGAAAATGTATCTTACTCTCGGCTtatctttttttctcatttcaaataataataagaaaatcatACCTTGCACTTGTTACTCCTGCATTTTGACCACCTCTAGGAGACATAGTAGCAGGACGATGATCACCCCCATCAGAAGTCCTTGTTacagagagagaaaagggTCCAGCAGGGACATTAATGTGTGaagtgtgatgatgttgaacTGGGTCTTGCTCAGAAGCCTGGTTACGATGACGATAACGCCAATAAAGAAGAGGGAGGGTTGCTATGCATCCTGATGCATAACCCACAATCCAAGCAAACAGCGGTGCATGGGGATGCTCATTCCTTGACAAAGTCAAGACAACAATAGATGCTACAATTTGGCTCACTGTAAGAACTAGTTCAATAGAAATCCACAAACCAGAATTCAACGGACTCCTTCGACGACGAGCATCCCCTCTCCTTACAGCAGAGGAGGTTCTTGAGTTTGTACCAttggaagaaaatgatgaaggcTGAGAACCTAGCACTCTTGCACTACCAGAAGGTCTGTCTTCATGCTGCAAAACATCCAACCCGTTCGAAGTTCTATCATGAGACAAGGTTGATGAGGAAGTTTCACCACTCCTTGGTATGTCAATAATATGTTCACTAAAGTTCTCTGATCGCTCCATTAACAATGGACAAGTGTCAGTTCGATGCTCAGAATGCAGTTCCGCAGAGGGAACATCCATCTAAGTTGACCAACACAACTGGAAATGATGAAAGCATAGAAACCTAACACAAGGTTACCAGCTTTATGTACTTCTTAACTGTGCTGAAACAATGGGCACTTTTGTCCCTGGTATTTGTCAAGTTCTGATGATTGACTCAAATTATTTGGCACCACAAGATGTGGATAAATTTACAATTCCTGTTCCTTTAAGAATGAAAATGCAACTAAATCAGAATAAAAAGTTCAACATCTTCTTCCCCTTAAGGACATGAATATACAATAGTTGATAAGCATAAATGAAACTGAAAAGGCAAAAGACATGTTGAACCAATTGATTTTTGTAATAAGAACCCACAAAACCTAGAAAGCCGAAATCTCCACCAAGTGAACTAATGAAAGGACTTGGCTCCATTAAgctttaaaacttaattaataattgacaaaagaaatatttataaccAAAATATAGTTTCTGAGACATAAAAGGACAATGACAAGTAACATGAGAATAATTTACAGGTTACCTTTCCAGCACTAAATTTAACAGAcagaaaacaagaaatcaaCTAGCAGCAGAATAAAACTGAAATAATCAAGAATCTTTAGATTCATTATTTCTCATATCCCAAATCCTTTACAGTCTCGTATGGTAACCCTCAAACTGCACACCAGCACAATTAGATCCCAGGGGGTTCCGCCTTAAATCATTGCATCTcccttcttcttttatttctaaaaGAATTAAACACTCCCCAGTCCCCTCAACCAAGCAATGAACTTTGGCATTCATAGGATATATAAGAAATTTAAGGCTGGAATTCAGGCTTAACCTATACATCTCCAATGCTCTCTAGAAATTTCAGCTCAAAAAAAGGAGGAGGGAGGAAAATCCAATTCAAGTTCTTCACATATCTTAACCAACAAACAAAGATAGCAGCTTCACTCttagaagaaaaggaaattaatattGTTTCAAGAACTAAACTTTTCACCATAATGAACACCATCCTTCAACTACCTCaacacccccccccccccccccccaaaaaaaaaaagaaaaataaagaataatagaGTAGCTGCAGAAAATTTCGTATTACTATCATTTCTTTTCACTTGATTTCTTCTTCAACCCAACTCgagaaataatattaatatccagataaattttcaaatcaaataatccATTACAATTAAAACCAGTAGCGACACCCTAAGATCGAAGCATGACCCTTGCACCTTACACATAAACATTCATTTGCtcaatcaacaaaaaaaaaaattcgacATCTCTTGAGCCGCAAAAAGCGCAAGCGTTGACTAACGTTTAAAAACGATCAAACccaccaaaaaattaaaagaaaaaacaaaaaaaaacattaattcTCACTCCATGAACCTTCCAAgatacaaaattcaatctaTAAAGAAACCAACAACAAGCAAGAACCGCAAATGATATTTGCCACCAAAATATAACATACATAAAGCTAACCAAAAGTACACACACAGggggagaaagagagagaggatCGTACCAGAAAGGTTTGAACTGAGAAGAACCGATTAGAGACTGTAAGAGCTGAGAAGTAACCGGAGAAGCTGAAAACGGCGACGTTTACAGAGTGACTGAGCTGctgctttcctttttttttttgtttgtttttttcatataattttccCTTTTGGAAGGTTTGTCGTGTGAAAGCGCGTGAGAATTTTGCTTGTTGGGTTTTTCGTTCTTTATTGGGAGATAACAGTAAAGCATCAGCACCAGACCTCCTTCATTTGCTTGGGTGGGTTACCCAGGAATAATAATACTATAATACACTACTCCTATCCTCACgatctttgattttttctatctttgaAAATTCAAACCCTTGGGTTGTTgcctttcttttacttttttcacTCTTTGGATTTTTCCCCTCTGTCTGTTGCCCTGTTGCTGGATTTTCTCCCATTTGCCACGTACGCTTGTCTGTGCCTTTAGAGGATCACTAGCTGCAACGGGTCGCCGTTGGAAAAAGCGACGCACCCACAAGTTTCAAATCTGGTCCTTCCTCCCATTCGCCCATTCCTCCTTTTACTTGTTCGCTACTCTACTTGTTCTTTATCTTGCTTTTGATTTTGTGCTACTTCTTTTATGGGTTTTtgtctattattattattatttatcttataaTAATTTCTCAACAATTCAGCGCTggtatttaaaagaaaaacaattactaattttgtttcttttaaattGAGTAAGCTTttcacatataaaataaataattaaaagattatttgaatttaagtttgaattaaCAACTTTTATCCTCTCTAGGAGgattaaaatctaaattttgatttttcatttgCCCTTATATCTCTCATACTTtcccaaaataaaatattcataagAAATAATGTGAGTAAATAGAATAACAATAGTTATACtcctcaaataaacttttaaattattgaaaaaaatttaaattagtctagttttattatattcaattaagtttttatatttttattttttatcaaataagtctttataattaataattgactaattgttattaatcaaaatatcacttattattttatatccatATGAcactaatataatattaatgtaaaagGTGATTGATATATTATTATGTCAAATTAACATGTTATGatatcatcaattataatatgttagtATGTGATATCATCATTAATGATATGTTAATGTCAATGTCACGCAGTACAAAATGAcagatgatattttgactaaatcaatcactaattataaaagcttatttgactcaaaataaaagtattatgatttatgtgattcaaaataaaagtgtaagagtttaattgaatataataaaagtataatgatttatttaaatttacctaaataatttaagaacttttttaaatcttaaaacaAAAGACAATTTGACATCATTAGTAACATGATAATTTTTATACAATTAAATAGTTTGATTACTATTAAAATggtaaaaattatataaaaagtaTAATGTTGTACTAAAAGAATATagaataatatataaaattaattttttaaaatttaatattttaaaaaatttaaattattaaaaaatttttaaataagttttcattcttttatttGGGATATAGctaattgttaattaattatcattagtcaaaatgacacttgttatttttatatcaTATGGTGCTAAGGTGGTGTAAAtgtggaaaataaaaatgccATGTCATCATATAATATCAACATGTCATGTTATCATTCACTATGACATATTAACATATCATGTTAACACCACATGATATAAAAGtgacaaataatattttgattaataaaaattaattaactattagTTACAAGAACCTATatgatctaaaataaaaataaaaatatttgattgaagATAAcataagaatattttttttaaaaaaaaaatttatataatttaagaattttttaaatattatatcaattttttaaatatttatttgtcataaCTAAGAGTGAGCATAATTGTCTATATTTAATGTCATTTGCAATTCTTATCAATAGATCACCGTCCAATAAATCTTACCTTTCACGTGGTCTTCGATAAGGTGATCCTCTGTCAGCGtacttatttattatttgtgaCCAAGCTTTTTCATTTGCTTTACTTTTATACTCAACAAGAAGGGAATTTGTATGGAGTAACTATAGAAGAAGTGGACCTTTCGTTCttcatttactttttttaaagatgatCCTGAAGCTTTaccaattaattttgaaagatGTATCAATTTTTGGATTGCTATTGATTGTTACCGGGCAAGTGATGAAATTGTAAAGTAAAAGAgctagaaattttgaagaaaagattttCAGTGGGAGttgaagaaaggagaaaggatcATGTAGAAGGATGGATGGATGGATGGATTTCTTTACCCAACACGAAAAGAGATGTTAATGATATCAACAACACAAGCAATCCCAACCTATGCAATAGGCTATTTTCTATTATCAAAATATACTTTAGAAAGCTTTGAAAAGGAAACCAGGGATTTGCGATGGGGAAGTTTAGATGCGAAAGGGAGGTTTCAGTGgtcaaattggaatgtttGAAGCAAGCTAAAAATGGAGGATGGGCTATAGGATTTAGAAAAGTGGATGCTTTTAATAAAGCTTTGGTGGCTAAGCATGGATGGAGAGTTGTTACTATCAACACTCTTATCTGGGGAGATGTTATTAGAGGAAAATATATTCCAAGAACACAAGTTTGTTCCCAAGGAGTGAAGAGGAAATGGTAGAGCTGCTGTTGTTTTTTGATAATGATGACATCCTCGAGTGGCAGAAGGGAGCGATTGGCTTGGGTGCGCGGTATAAGATGATGAGGAGTTGAATTCAGCCACGGatttagaattttatataaaaagcTTGGTAATCATACAAAATTATAGACTAGATgaataatttgattcaaagtaaaaaaattaattaattttaaaataaaataaaattataatataaaattttattaataatttaaatataaatttttaaatttattaatataaatagactaaagacaaaaaaattaatattaaatttttatattaagtaTAGTAAGTTGTGCTCAATATACTTTtatatttcttcaaatttatctataattaaatatgtataataattttgacaatCTCTGAAAAGTGAAttagtgaaaaattaattttttatttttttatataacatcgtttttataatttttttattgaaaatgcacgctttgtaattattataaaaattaaatgagttaaaatAAATCGAGCCAAATAATATAAGAAATGATGACATTCACTGACATAGCTCTTAGAAAGTTAAACCATTTATGATATCAAAATTTAAgctgaaaaaataaaagaaaaataattttaaaatttaataattgatttttttattttcgaCATTAAGAGGCATAGCTCAGTTTCATTACAGTCTGATTGTCCTTCACCAGTCAAGAATTGATAATGTGGGAATTGGAATGTTAGGAGGCACTGCAGCTGTCGAGTTTAAGCGCAATATCACAATTTAACACTTCAATCCTTTCCTTCGTAAGTTCCGCTACCGTCAGAGAGTAATTACTAACGTCATCAAAGCGAACCAATCATGATCCAACGGTTGACACCACGTGTCACCATCTTATCAACGTGCACCAAACCAGAGCATACATaagcaaacaaaaacaaaagtaagaaaataattgtactttcttttatgtatttttatttttttattttttgaaaaaaggcGCATGCCTGCATTTTCCGAGAAAATCCCACAATTTTCTCATCAACcgagaaaaataaattctctttccttctttttctttttcttcaacaaCAACAGagattccaaaaaaaaaaaaaaaactcgaCCTTGATAGTTAGCTAGATTTCcaccataaaaaataatcaaggACGACGACGACGACGACGACAAGCTTTCTCTTTagccttattttcttttctctttctctttctctctctccaaaCACAcatttttcactctctcactttttTCTCTAGAAATCTCTAGGGTGGATCTTTCTCTTTCAGTATCAAAGATTCGTACATAACTTTGCAATCAATTCCCTCTTTTCTCTAGGAATAATGAGATTCTGATTCATCATCTAACATTATTTctctccctctttttttttccttttttttcttttttgcggTTTTGTGGTTTTGGATTGATATTTGTGAACATTGTTTCTATTAATTTTGGAAGCAAAATGTTTGTTATTGAAAATGGTTTCCCCTTTTCACCACTCTTGAAGAACCTCTTTCTCTGCTTTGGGCTTCGATCTAAACGCGTTCCAGTCTGTCCCAGATCTATCAACAAAATATAGGGTTAGGTTTTCCTTCTTTGTTTCCTGAAccgttttattaatttatcaaatcaTTCTCCGGACAATGTGGCTGTTTTCAATTTAAGACCCCTTGGTCCTCAGTTCAAggtttccttttgtttttaaattttatcccTCAAAAAATCTACAATGCTAAGGCAATTCCTCAGTAAGCTCCCACGAAAATCCGGGAAATCGGACTCGCCCGAGCTAGCTCGGTCAAACTCATGCACGACAGCTGGGTCAACTCCACAAACTCACCGATCCAACAGTTTGAACTCGGGCTCTGTCCGGCCCTGCGCTGCAAAAAGGACATCCTCAGCCGTTTTCCCGGCGAGTGTCGTGGCAGGAATCGAGCCGTTGTTGCCATTCAAAGACGTGCCGAATTCGGAAAAAATGAATCTTTTCGTGAGTAAAGTTAGCCTTTGTTGTGTAACTTTCGATTTCACTGACCCAGCTAAAAgttcaattgaaaaagatgttAAAAGACAAACCTTGCTTGAGTTGTTGGATTTCGTGGCATCTGGGTCTGTTAGATTTAGCGAACCCGCGATTTTAGCGATGTGTAGGATGTGTGCTGTGAACTTGTTCAGAGTTTTCCCGCCTAATTATCGGTCTAGTGTAAGTAATGGTGctgaaaatgatgatgatgagccAATGTTTGATCCAGCTTGGCCACATTTGCAAATTGTGTATGATTTGCTGCTTAAGTTTATCACTTCTTCGTGTCTTGATGCAAAACTAGCAAAAAAGTATATAGATCATTCCTTTATCTTGAGATTGCTTGACTTGTTTGATTCGGAGGATCCAAGGGAAAGGGAGTGTTTGAAGACTATATTGCACAGGGTTTATGGGAAGTTTATGGTTCATAGGCCGTTTATTCGGAAGGCTATAAGCAATATATTCTATCGGTTTGTATTTGAGACGGAGAGACATAATGGGATCGCGGAGTTGTTGGAGATTTTTGGGAGTATAATCAGTGGGTTTGCTTTGCCTTTGAAGGAGGAGCATAAGATCTTCTTGTGGAGGGTTCTGATTCCTCTGCACAAGCCGAAAACTTTGGGAGTTTACTTTCAACAACTGTCCTATTGTGTTACGCAGTTCATTGAGAAGGAGCCAAAGTTGTCCAGTACTGTGATAAGGGGGTTGCTGAAGTACTGGCCCATAACAAACAGCCAGAAGGAGGTGATGTTTCTTGGTGAGTTGGAAGAGATTTTGGAAGCAATTAATATGGTGGAATTCCAAAGGGTTATGGTCCCATTGTTCTGGCGGATTGGCTGTTGCATCAACAGTTTCCACTTCCAGGTACTTTTTTTTCCATATAGCTTGGTATATTCTTGTTACATCATATTTACTGAAGATAGCCTGTGTGCTTTTCTTCAATTAGTCATGTTATACTTAGTATGTTCTTATCTTCCTTTTCTCCAAGGTGGTGCATTGACTTGGATTCTCTTTTTTCACAAATTTTGAGTCATGCTCTGCACCTTCTATTTcactcttttccattttcaaaCTTTCTACCATATCGCATTTAAAAGATGTATCATTTAACTTGCTAAGAAACATAATGAGTAGACTATCTTCAATTGTATGAAATGTTTCCTGTGATTTTTTATTcatgttaaatttatttgcttTTAATGCTTGCTTGGGTGCATTTCAACTTCTTATGTTGCCTTTTTTCCATCCTTTACTATACCTGATATAATGCCATGGATTGTGCCCAGGGAGAAAATGTTGCTTTCTAGGAATGGAAATTAGAATAAGCTAAGCCCACACACCAGAAGTTAGCATAACTTTGGACAACTTGGGGGTAGGCCCTGATTTGTTGACTTATATAATGTCTAAACTGGGGGTTGACAGCCTCTGGCCTCGGTTTGTGGGGGACTTCCTGATGTCTTAACGAAGGTTGCAAATGTTATGGTTTTGCTGTTAAATCTTCAGCTATTAATGCCAGAGTCTTAGGTTATAAATATTCGACTTGAAAGTTAGTAAACATTGTATCTCACAAGCTGTAAGCTAGTTGTCTTTATTTTGCAACAATAGAGTTGTCTATCTAATGCAACCAACCAAACAATTATTGACTAGAAGTTCTATATCAACTGTGTTAATGGGGGTTGGTAGCCTTCTGGTTGGCTTTAATGACAATACGCATGGCTCATCTCTTTTGTGGACATGAAGCAAATTGTCAATGTTTCCTTTGCAACCATTTTGTGTTTAAGATTCTGTCACTTCATGGGAACCTTGTCTGAACTGAGATGGTTTTAAACGGTATTCAGTTTCAGTCATGAACTGcaaatttctttgtttaaaaCATAACTTTGATCTTTGCTCTACACTTTTGAGGTGGTGATACCTTTTTACTCGTTTTCAGCCCTTTGTTGTTGACTTGCTGCTTGTATTATTGACTTAAACGAAGTGAAAGAAGTGAAGTGCCAACATGTCTTTGTTTAGTTGAAGTCATGGAGCTAGTTGATATCTCTTAACTCTTGGCTAGAGTAAATTTCCACATTTTACAATAAGGATGTAAATTTACTGCAAAGAAAGGCTGCCCTCACCTTGGAGGATTTTTGTAGTGGACTAAATGCCACAAGCTTCTTCCCAGGTCCAGTGTTTAACTGTTGTTTTAGTTGGGTGATgccttttttttgttctctctttgttttctttttcttattctaaAAGATGCTTTTCTTGGCCTCCATTCCTTGTATGGTTATTGTATTCATCATGAGATATCAGTGATTTCACTTAATTGATCTAATTAAACTGAGATTTGGAAAGATGATTAtaagttttattttgattaatctGCTTGTTTCAGGTGGCTGAAAGGGCACTTTTCTTTTGGAATAATGATCAAATTGTAAACTTAATTGCGCATAATCGGCATGTGATTTTGCCCGTCATACTTCCATTCTTAGAAAAGAATGCCCAGAACCATTGGAACCAAGCAGTGCTTAACTTAACTCTTAATGTCAGAAAGATTTTCATGGAGATGGATGATGTACTGTTTATGTCCTGCCATACTCACTTTAAGGAGGAAGAGGCAAAGCTAAGCATATTAGCCGAGAAACGAAAGGAAGCATGGGAGCGGCTAGAAAATGCAGCCAGTCTCCAGCCAATAACTGGAAATACTGCTGTTCTGGTAACTCCTTTGGCAACATCAATCGCCTGTTAAGTGGCTTTCCTGAGTTGTTGTTGTCCCAAGGTTTTGGATTTTTCCTCTTCCCCACCTTTTATAATGATGGGAAAATGTATGCAAATGGCTGCTGTTAGGGGGTGGTGGGATTTTTTTGGATGTTCCATTGGCAGCCGTTTCTTGTAACTTGTTTTCTGTATTCTCCAAATGCTACTGTGTGGGATGTTAATTGCTTCCTGGGAAAGGTTATGGGAAGGGCCATGCAGTGGATTATACAAGTTTCTGTATCAGCTAATTTTGtttactctctctctctctctctcacgcACAACTCCACCACCTTCTTGTAACAgtatttttcttcaaagtttGGCTCATGCGTAGCATTGGCATCAGCTTAATATAGTATCCATAAAGTTGAGAGGCTAAATCAAATGTTGCTGTTTCAAGGAAATAAAACCAAACCCTCACCTGCTTGAATGATTATAACTCATTTGATTCATTCCTCCCTTTGCTTCACCGTCATAGACATCAATCAAGTGGCTGTTGTCGGGTCGCAAAGCCAACAAGACGGGGCCTTGTGGCTATAGTTTCAGACACTGACGGTTCCTGAAAAATCATTTTGTCTTGTTTCTCTTGgttttatgtttttggttGAGGATGATAACACTTGACGTTGAAAACACAGCTGAGGTCCAGCCCATGCCCATCGATTCTTAGATTCCTTTTCTAATCCTGACATACAATAGTATTAGATGGGCTATCATCCACTCTTTACTCCCCAGTACCCTCAGAGCCATTCCCgtctttttatctttaaacAACAATTTTAGAATGAACCGTAACCCACACGCATCACGAGATGGACCTTTCTAACTCATCATTTAGGTTTTAATTAGCGGTGAGTCTGTATGCGTATTGTAATTAGTTAACATCTAGGAAGGTGAGGGTTAGTTGAAACGTGGAATCCATTTTCTGCTTTTCGATCAAAGAAGGAAACGTGGATTACAATTCAAGATTTGACCCAAAAACAACGGATTACCATTTAGAAGAAACAAGTCAAAAAGCATTGGAGATGGGAAAAGAAAccattcttttttctctttttttcttgttttttttttatttttggagtCTTACATACAAAGAGTCACGTTGAAATTAAGTACAAATTTGCAACCTagccaataaaaaaaaattctagttGTGGTGGTTAGGACTTCCCAATTCCCATCGGAAAAAGGAAGTTCTAAAAGATTATTTTCTGCCTCTGAGGCATGATGTACCATCGACGGTCTAAAATGTGATTACAAGGTTACAGTGAAGTTGGTCTGGGAGCACCAGAACCTGACAACATGTTACAACAATGATAGAAGAAGATTGAATGGGAcaatttaaaaggaaaaagaagagaaaaagattagaaataactaaaaatgtaaaaaccTTTTTAAGATTTGGGAATCAGATTCATTGTCCGAGCAGGGGAATGGACATGGACTGTCATGGTGTAGAAGACAAATCAGCTTTCCCTTCATCTTGAGAAAAGTGATACAACACTTTCTGGGGCTGTCCTCGTTGCTACGCATTTGAACTATGATGGCAACAGaaagcaaaaggaaaaatcagtTTTATCAGAAACTCCTGTCTTTCAAACATGAATCCATTACCAagccttcttttttttttttaactcccAAAAAGAGAGATTCAATCTTTAACTTTTTAAGCAAGAGATATCATTGAGTCATATACTCAAAGACACAAAGGCATGTAGCTGTCTGTCAGATAGGCCCTCGTGTCTTAAGTCTATTTTGTTGGTGTCATGGGAATATGttatttagttaaattggtctTAAAATGCTAAGAAGCGACTGTTATATCAATCTATAATTTACCTTCTGTTGTCTGTACTTCTCACGTATAGCATTCAGGGAGCAACCATTAGTGTTGAGCTGCAAGTCTTCCAGTGCAAGTACTGTAGTTTTTAGCTCTGATGCCTTAAAACTAGTATAATGCTCCAGGGTTGGATTCTGCTAAAATCATATGGGAAATGCATCCTTCAGAGATAGTttctaattatataaaaaaaaaagaacagaaaagaaaatgcgAAATTGAAGGGGGAGGTGCAAGGATTACAGACCCATGGATGGTCTGATTGATTTAGTGTCCATCTGGCAAGGAATACAGCAGATGCAGCAATAAGCGAAGGTAACAACTTTAAGAAATTGTACTCAACAAGAGTCAGCTCTGCTAAATAATTTGCCAAGAACTCCAGTTCCATACAAGGAACCTGTACATCAAGGTAATTGAAGTGCaaatcagttttttttttttttttttttaatattgaattgattttatagaaaaatgtaGACAGTGATTCTGAGATGAAGTACCTTATAAGTTGCTT from Theobroma cacao cultivar B97-61/B2 chromosome 9, Criollo_cocoa_genome_V2, whole genome shotgun sequence harbors:
- the LOC18588936 gene encoding E3 ubiquitin-protein ligase At1g63170 is translated as MDVPSAELHSEHRTDTCPLLMERSENFSEHIIDIPRSGETSSSTLSHDRTSNGLDVLQHEDRPSGSARVLGSQPSSFSSNGTNSRTSSAVRRGDARRRRSPLNSGLWISIELVLTVSQIVASIVVLTLSRNEHPHAPLFAWIVGYASGCIATLPLLYWRYRHRNQASEQDPVQHHHTSHINVPAGPFSLSVTRTSDGGDHRPATMSPRGGQNAGVTSARIKALVEYFKMALDCFFAVWFVVGNVWIFGGHSSASEAPNMYRLCIVFLTFSCIGYAMPFILCATICCCLPCIISVLGFREDLSQARGATPESIDALPTYKFKVKKSRNCDDREIISGAGEGGVVAAGTEKERAISGEDAVCCICLAKYANNDELRELPCSHFMHKECVDKWLKINASCPLCKSEVGENILDAISGTSASILSSLSGTHDNQRRAAYSLMIFLLMCWVVVPSILYGCLTG
- the LOC18588937 gene encoding serine/threonine protein phosphatase 2A 57 kDa regulatory subunit B' iota isoform, with translation MLRQFLSKLPRKSGKSDSPELARSNSCTTAGSTPQTHRSNSLNSGSVRPCAAKRTSSAVFPASVVAGIEPLLPFKDVPNSEKMNLFVSKVSLCCVTFDFTDPAKSSIEKDVKRQTLLELLDFVASGSVRFSEPAILAMCRMCAVNLFRVFPPNYRSSVSNGAENDDDEPMFDPAWPHLQIVYDLLLKFITSSCLDAKLAKKYIDHSFILRLLDLFDSEDPRERECLKTILHRVYGKFMVHRPFIRKAISNIFYRFVFETERHNGIAELLEIFGSIISGFALPLKEEHKIFLWRVLIPLHKPKTLGVYFQQLSYCVTQFIEKEPKLSSTVIRGLLKYWPITNSQKEVMFLGELEEILEAINMVEFQRVMVPLFWRIGCCINSFHFQVAERALFFWNNDQIVNLIAHNRHVILPVILPFLEKNAQNHWNQAVLNLTLNVRKIFMEMDDVLFMSCHTHFKEEEAKLSILAEKRKEAWERLENAASLQPITGNTAVLVTPLATSIAC